In the genome of Monodelphis domestica isolate mMonDom1 chromosome 2, mMonDom1.pri, whole genome shotgun sequence, one region contains:
- the IVL gene encoding involucrin — protein MSQHQYKQPVSLPPVFSQEQCKQPLPQIPDPVPQEQVKQPTPVPPPCPVPEQVLDVQEETTIPVKIVPTLTPQLEQKGGQELEEQLEQQLEHKQEQQLDHKQVQQLEEQLEHKQEQQLGEQREHKHEQQLDHKQVQQLEEQLEHKQEQHLGEQLDQQLEEQLEHKQEQQLEHKQEQQLEEQLEHKQEQHLGEKLDQQLGEQLEHKQEQQLEHKQVQQLGEQLDQPLGEQLEHKHEQQLEHKQEQHLGEQLDQQLGEQLEHKQEQQLGHKQVQQLEEQLEKQEEDLKQQLEQQLEEKEEEMKQQLEQQLEEKEEELKQQLEEKEEQQ, from the coding sequence ATGTCTCAGCATCAGTACAAACAGCCTGTGAGCCTTCCCCCTGTCTTCAGCCAGGAGCAGTGTAAGCAGCCCTTGCCCCAGATCCCTGACCCTGTCCCACAGGAACAAGTAAAGCAACCCACACCAGTACCTCCACCATGCCCAGTGCCCGAGCAAGTGCTAGATGTGCAAGAAGAGACCACCATTCCTGTGAAGATAGTTCCTACTCTTACTCCACAGCTGGAGCAGAAAGGAGGGCAGGAACTGGAAGAGCAGCTAGAACAACAACTGGAACATAAGCAAGAGCAGCAACTGGACCATAAGCAAGTGCAGCAGCTGGAAGAACAGCTAGAACACAAGCAAGAACAACAGCTGGGAGAGCAACGGGAACATAAGCATGAGCAGCAACTGGACCATAAGCAAGTGCAGCAGCTGGAAGAACAGCTGGAACACAAGCAAGAGCAACATCTGGGAGAACAGCTGGATCAACAGCTGGAGGAGCAACTGGAACATAAGCAAGAGCAACAGCTGGAACATAAGCAGGAGCAGCAGCTGGAAGAACAGCTGGAACACAAGCAAGAACAACATCTGGGAGAGAAGTTGGATCAACAGCTGGGAGAGCAACTAGAACATAAGCAAGAGCAACAGCTGGAACATAAGCAGGTGCAGCAGTTGGGAGAGCAGTTGGATCAACCACTGGGAGAGCAACTGGAGCATAAACACGAGCAACAGCTGGAACATAAGCAAGAACAACATCTGGGAGAGCAGTTGGATCAACAGCTGGGAGAGCAACTGGAACACAAGCAAGAGCAGCAGTTGGGACACAAGCAAGTACAACAGCTGGAAGAACAGCTGGAAAAGCAGGAAGAGGACCTGAAGCAGCAGTTGGAGCAGCAactagaagagaaggaagaggagatgaaGCAACAGTTGGAGCAGCAactagaagagaaggaagaagagctgaagcagcagctggaggagaaggaagagcagCAGTAG